Within the Vibrio sp. DW001 genome, the region CAGTAACGTGGTTTTACCCGAGCCTGACGGCCCCATCACGGCAACAAACTCACCCTGTTCAATTGAAAGGTCGAGGTTCTGCACTGCATAGACCGGAAAATCCGTATCTTGATTGTAGGTCTTACACAAACCTTTTATTTGAATCGTCATATCCACCTCTATGGGAAAATCAATGCTTCTCTGACATGGCTTCGACAGGCCGCTGCTTTAATATTTGCCGAGCTGGGTAAAGTGCCGCAATAATACTTGAGAAGACCACGGTAAAGAAAATCACCTCATACTCATAGACAGACACTCTCGGATAAAGCACCGTATCCACGCCATACGCCCCGAGGCCTTCCGCCATTCCCCCCAAAGGTAAACCTGTAAACTGCAGGATTTGAATCATCGTTATGCTTGCCAAAAGGCCAAGTACGGCGCCACAACTACCTAGCCAAATCGTTTCAAGCATAATCAAGAGAAAAATCTTATGTTTCTGCATGCCAACCGCCATCAATACACCAAACTCTTGGGTGCGTTCAAATACTGACATCAACATGATATTGACAATACCGAAGCCCATCGCGATGACAAAAATTGCGAGCATAATGACATTACTGATCCCCATCGTCGCGATCATAGACGCCAACATAGGCTGAACTTTGGTCCAATCACGAACCCTGTTTTGCTCAGAACTGAGCGCGCGTAATTGGGCAGTAAATTCAGATAAAGCGCCCTCTTTTTGCGTGTTTATTTCATCTTTCAATAGGATCGCTATCTCGTGGACCCCAGTAAGGTGGGCAATTTTTTCTACATCTTTTTTTCGCACATAGACGTTAGTGTCATCAAACGTGGTCGAGGGTGTTTTAAACAAACCTCGCACTCTGAAAGCTGAGCCCGTGACTTCCCCTCGCCCATCCGTAAATGTCAGAACCACTTTGGACCCAATTTTAAGCTTGAGTCTTCCGGCTATGTTTTGCGAAACTAAAACCGGATTTCTTCCTTCAATTGCAAGGCTCTTACCCTGCGTTATACTGCTTAGAATTGGCGTAACTCGGCTTTCTGAATCAATATTCACACCAATAATTCTGACCCCTCGAGTGCTTCTTGCCGACCCAATCATGCCATCGGCCAAAAATCGACCAGACCACGCCAAGACATCTGGGTTTCGACTAAGATAGTCAAAAACAACATTCGGTTTATCGATGAGATCCGTAATATCTGGGTTCTCAATATAGTGTCGATTCTGAACTTGCACATGGCTGGTTTGCCATGCAATCGCATTGTGAACCATGTTATCAACCATTCCGGACATAAAGCCCATCATGGTCACCACACCCATCAAACCAAATATCATGCCGCCGAGCATAATTCCGGTCCGAAGTTTATTCCGCCAAAGGTTACGCCAAGCTAGTTTAATGAGCATGAGCACCACCTTTTAATGCGCTGACCAGCTCTAACTTTAAGATTCGGAGCATAGGATAAATAAGACTAAGCACTAAGATTGTCAGCACAGAGAGGATCTGATTAATAAACAGGTAAGGCGCTAGAAGCACTGGCATTATCGGTTCGAACCCAGAGTCACGCATGAGCTGTGCCGACTCGCCGGTGATCTCAATAGGATTGAAATAGAGATAGGTCAGAACAGGAAACGAACAGAGCAACCCCAACATCACACCAATAAAGGCGATGAATACAGATTCAATAGCGATCAGTTGCAACAAACGAGATCTCAACATTCCGGTAGCCAACATAACACCAAATTCTCTTTGGCGTTCTAAAGTCATCATCAAAATAGTCGCAAATAAACCAAAGCCAACCACACCATAAAGTAGGTAAATCAGAAAAATCCCACCGGCTTTGTCCATTGCGATCTGCTGAGATAATTCTGGGGCTAAATCTTTCCAATCTCTCACATTGTATTTATCACCATAGCTGGCCTTCAATTGCGAAACGGTTTGATCTAACTGAGTGATATCCTTGGTGTGCAATACCCATGAAGTGACAAGACCATCTGCGCTGTATAAGGTTTGTGCGAGTTTAAGTGGTAGATACACCAATTGATTATCGAGTTGTGGTAATGGGAAGCGAATGAGCCCTTTAATCCGATACAGCCCTGCGGCGGTTTGACCGCGATACCCTTGACCATACAAAACCAGCTCATCACCAACAGACAGGTCAAAGAATTTTGCCAATCCTTCACCAACAAGAACCTGTTTGTCATCAGCCGTTAGATATTCACCTGAAGTCACTTTCTCACTGATCTTTGAGTAGTTATTTTCTTTCTCAGGATCGACCCCCATCACGACAACCCCTTTCGACTTTTCCGCCGAAGCCGCAAGCGCGAATGACTCAATACGCGGCAACATGACATTGATATTCGAGTGAGACTCTATTGACGCAATTACCTCACCAGTAGCCGGAATCACATCATCAATACTTAAGCTATCCGCGTACTCGGGATGTTGAACCTGAATAAGACCAGTATAAAAACGAGCCGAATTTTCAATATTTGCTTGATAGGTGCCTTCTTGTAGTGTTCTTACCAACAGAGAGAGGAACAACGCCAACGCGAGTGCGGAAGCCGTCAAAAACGTACGCCGTTTCTGCCTCCATAGATTACGCCACGCTAACTTTATTAACATGCTCATCCCTCTTTATTGCACCGCTTTAATAACTGACCCTTCCATCTCACGTTAGTCACGTAAGGATTTCATCTGGCTCTGCGAGAAAAAATTATCACCAATTTCAAAATCAAATTGCGCTTCGTGAGTAATCATTTCGGTTTTGTGACCCTCTTTTTCTACTGGGATCATCTCCATACGTGTTGCAATCATTCGGCCACCCAGCGCTTTAATGTCATAGGTTTGCATTAGGTTAACGAGTTCATCAAATTCATCATAAAATGCAACTTTACGTTGCAGATACGTCTCTTTTGAAATCCAAAGGCGCACCTTACTCCACACGACAGGCGCGTCTGGCTTGGCAACGGCGTCGATGACATAAGTCAATTCTCCATCGAACCGTTCTTCTTGGATAAGCACGTGGTCATAGTCCACCACAATGGATGATTGGTTGATCAGATCGTCATTGGTAAAATCGGATCCCATCCAAGATTGACTTAGCATAGAGGGGGCAATTTTAATTATTCGTTCAATACCAGGAATCCAGTTCCACATCTCACGTTGGCGTTTAAGGGAGGCGCTGCCCTTATCTTTCGCTGGTGCAGTCACTAAAACCAGAGACAGATCTTTTCCTTTTGTCCAACTTTTCATGCTCATACTACGAGTCCAATCCGGTCGAATAATGTTCATTGTTGCTACGGTATAACTCGCGTCTCCACGCATCTGCTTGTCTGATTTATCGACAATATCGAAAGCGGATTCAGCCCACGCGGAACCAGACAAGAAAGAAAGAATAACAAAGAAATATATTGAATTAGTGCGCATGCTTTCACCGAATTATCAAATACCTAAAGATAATATAGCAGTTGTCCATAGCTATTTATTAGACGTCCTGAGCAATACGGTATGATGGTCAAAATAAAGAAACGGCACTAGATTAATCAAAATTTATCAATTACTCTTATTTTAATAATATTTTGTTATTGATTTAGGATTCATCTTTATGCTCAACGCGCAGTGGTTAAATACATTCATTACCTTGGTTGAAATCGGTCATTTTACCAAAACGGCTGAAAAACTGTTCATGACTCAACCTGGCGTAAGCCAGCATATTAAAAAATTGGAGGTGCAATTAAATGCCCCACTGATCGAAAAAACAGGCAAACAGTTTGAACTCACCGACGCAGGGCAGAAGGTGTACCAGTACGCATTAACACTACAACAACATGAGAACGCTCTGATGGAAGCCGTGAAAGTTGACTCGCCCTATATTGGCAGTTGTCTATTTTCGATGTCTGGTTCTTTATGTATGCAATTTCAGGCGGTTTTTCTCAACCGGCAAATAGAGCATCCATCCTTATTCATCTCATTAGAATCTGCACCAAATTATCGCATCGTCGATGAGTTATTAAACCGCAAGATTGATCTGGGCATCGTGACACAAAAAATTCCCTCACCTCAGCTTGAGTACCAGTTGATCGGTGAAGAGAAACTGTGTTTAGTGGTTCCAAAAGGGTTTAATTCCCAAAACTGGAATCTAAACGACCTGAAATCATTAGGCATTATTAATCACCCAGATTGCGAACACTACTTACTTCAGTTTTTGTCCGCTTATAATCAAGAACATGAGCTAAACAACATCCAACATTCTGGCTATATTAATCAGCTAAGCCAGATACTTTACCCTGTCGCAAAAGGGTTAGGTTTTACTCTGCTACCATCCAGTGCAGTGAATGCATTTCCAGATCAAGATCAAATCGCTATTTTGCCCCTAACAACAGAAATTAAGGAATCCCTGTATCTTGTACAGAAGCGATATCGATCCCTGCCAGCCCGATACGACTGGTTCATAAAAACCATAAAAGCGTCATTTTGTAGCACATGATAGACAGTTTCTGCATTGTCTTGGTGCGCTACAATTTATAGTTCGCTTCAATATGGTGCATTAATAAACACTTTGAATTAAATGCTCTTGTATTTCATAGGGTTAATAATTGGCTCGATACTTGAATCGTTCTATGTAAATAACCCATAATTAATAAGATGCACTGAATCAGGGAGTGATAAAAATGCAAGAGACTTTAACGGTAGTACTCGCCGGAGGAATGGGCTCGCGTCTGTCACCACTGACCGACAATCGGGCAAAACCCGCAGTACCGTTTGGAGGCAAATATAGAATCATCGATTACACCCTGACCAACTGCCTTCACTCCGGTTTACGACGAATCCTAGTTCTCACCCAATACAAGTCACATTCACTACAAAAACACCTTCGAGACGGATGGTCAGTGTTTAATCCAGAGCTCGGTGAGTACGTTACCGTCGTGCCGCCTCAAATGAGGAAAGGCGATAAATGGTATAGCGGAACGGCTGATGCCATCTATCAGAACCTGTGGTTGTTATCTCGTAGTGAGGCAAAGTATGTAGTGGTACTTTCCGGTGACCATATTTACCGTATGGACTACGACCCAATGATTCAGCGCCACAAAGAAACAGGGGCAGATCTAACCATCGCGTGTATGGAAGTTCCCATTGAACAAGCAAGCGAATTTGGTGTGATGGCCACTGATGAACAAAACAAAATCATCGCATTCGAAGAAAAACCTGAAAAACCCGCTTCACTCCCAAATGACTCGAATAACAGCCTGGCTTCTATGGGCATCTACGTTTTCACTATTGACGCATTAACTGAAGCTTTAGAAAGAGACGCGGAGGACAGCAGTTCTAGCAACGATTTTGGTAAAAATATTATCCCCAAACTGATCAATCAGAATAAGGTTTTTGCGCATAAGTTTGGTGGCGACACCGGACGAGTAACCAAAGATGCATACTGGCGCGATGTCGGTACTATCGACTCTTTCTATCAAGCCAATATGGATTTATTAGAGCCAGTCCCTCCAATGGATTTATATCAGCGCGATTGGGCAATACGCACATATGAACCGCAATTACCGCCCGCGAGAACGACCTCCTCAGCAACAGGCAATGAAGGGATTTTTATCAACTCACTTATTTCAAGCGGTGTGATCATCTCTGGCGGGTCGGTACAAAATTCCGTCTTATCGTCTAACGTGCGGATCAATGATGGGGCAACGGTCTCTGATAGTATTCTATTTGATCACGTAGAAGTGGGCGAAAACTGCCAACTTAAAAACTGCATTATTGATAAACACGTGAAAATACCAGATGGCACAGAAATTGGCCTTAATCCAGCCGAGGATACCAAACACTTTACCATTTCTGATAAAGGTATCGTTGTGGTACCCGAATCGTATGTGTTCGAGTAACACGTATTCTTAATAACAAAACACCACATAGACTGTGGTGTTTTGTTATGACCCCTAATCATCATTGATCATTCCAATATTTAGCTCAACACCATCAAATAATGAAGTATCAATGGCAGCGTAATAAACGCTAATACAGTCTGACTGGTAATTATCGACGCCATGGCCTGACTGTTTCCTCCAAGTTGTCTTGACAGAATATAAGCAGAGGGTGCCGTTGGGACCGCCATCATAATGACCACTACCGCGAGCGTCGTTCCCTCTAACCCCATAAACCGGGCTAAAACAATAGTCAAAACAGGTTTTACTAACAACTGTATTATCGATGCAATAACGACAATCTCTTTGGAATGTCTACTCTCTTGAAAGTTCAGCGCGGCTCCAATGGCAAGTAACGCTAACGGCAGCGCACACTGACCTAACATAGACAGCGTCGAATCTATGACGATTGGAAGTGCTACAGAATTAAAATTGATAGCGAGTCCAATCACACAGCCTAAAATCAGGGGATTCAGCATCAAATTTGATAGCAATTTCCTCCAACTTCTTAATTCTTTGTCAATCAAGGAAAAAACCAAAAGACACAAGATGTTAACGGTAATAATAATCACAGACACGGACAAAGCGGCGGCAACAATACCTAAATCACCAAATAGGTTAATAACGATGGCAAGCGCAACAAAACTATTAAAACGTACGCCACCTTGAAAAACAGAGGTAAAAGAAGGAAGATCAATAGGGCGAATAAAAAGCTGCCAAATAACAAGCAACAAGCTACTCACCAAAAGCACTATCATCAATGTAACTGCAATACTGACCCAAGGTACGCCTTGTAACGGTTTGTTTGCCAAGGAACTAATTAACAATGCAGGCGTGAAAACATAGTAGGTCAATTTAGAGAGATCGTTCCAAAATGATTCCTGTAGCTTCATTTGGCGACGTATGAGGTAGCCAAGGCAAACAACAAACGAAACTTGGAACAACGCAATAAAAGCGACAAACATAATTTTCTCCTAGATTTTCTTCAGCATACAAAGAAAATAGAAATAAAAATATTTATACTTTTTGTGAAAATAGTTAAAATTATTTTATGTTTAGTAGTTCATCAAGTAAGACATGAACTAAAGGCTTTCTGTCGTGTTCATTCCGTTGGTACAACCCAATATTACGATGGAGCGGTGGTTGACCGAATAGAGTGAGTTTAAATTCATTTTTTAACTTCTCTACACGTCTTTTACCAAGAGCCATCACTGTCACACCGAGTTCTTCCTGAACCATGATTAAGGCCGCCTGTAAGGAATCTAATTCCATAATGGTATCTGTGTTGATTTTTCTGCTCTTTATCTCATTTTCGATCATTGTTCCCGCCCATGCCAGCGGATCCAATTTAATAAATGGATAATTTGACAATATATCAGCGTCGTTCTGTTCAGGGTGATTTTTATTTGAAACGACATAAAACGGTTCAGATTCTATTGTCGTCCAGGAAAATTCTTTGGGAATCGTCCGTTGCGGTTCGGTAATAAGTACCGCATCCAATTCCCCCGCTTCCACTCTTTGCGCAAGATCGACGGACATTCCCCTAAAAACCTTGATATTGAGTTTTGGGTAGCTTTTGCGTATTGAAGCAAGTGCTGGCCCAAGAGAGTCCACTTGAACACTGAATACCGCTCCTATCAAGAGCTCACCGTTATATATGCCCTGTTCTCCCAGTCCCTCAGAAAGCGCATCATACAGAGCGATGATGTGGTCAGCTCGCTCTTTTACCTTCTCTCCATCGCGAGTTAGCACTAAATTTCGTCCCACCTTTTCGAATATTTTGCTGCTAAGTTGGGCCTCAAGTTGCTTCATTTGGGTGCTTATTGCGGCTTGCGTTAAACCAATCTTGTCACCTGCTGAGGCAAAACTGCCTGCTTGCGCAATCGCTTGTAGAGTTCTTAGGGTTCTAATAGACATACATC harbors:
- a CDS encoding LysR family transcriptional regulator gives rise to the protein MLNAQWLNTFITLVEIGHFTKTAEKLFMTQPGVSQHIKKLEVQLNAPLIEKTGKQFELTDAGQKVYQYALTLQQHENALMEAVKVDSPYIGSCLFSMSGSLCMQFQAVFLNRQIEHPSLFISLESAPNYRIVDELLNRKIDLGIVTQKIPSPQLEYQLIGEEKLCLVVPKGFNSQNWNLNDLKSLGIINHPDCEHYLLQFLSAYNQEHELNNIQHSGYINQLSQILYPVAKGLGFTLLPSSAVNAFPDQDQIAILPLTTEIKESLYLVQKRYRSLPARYDWFIKTIKASFCST
- a CDS encoding ABC transporter permease; this translates as MLIKLAWRNLWRQKRRTFLTASALALALFLSLLVRTLQEGTYQANIENSARFYTGLIQVQHPEYADSLSIDDVIPATGEVIASIESHSNINVMLPRIESFALAASAEKSKGVVVMGVDPEKENNYSKISEKVTSGEYLTADDKQVLVGEGLAKFFDLSVGDELVLYGQGYRGQTAAGLYRIKGLIRFPLPQLDNQLVYLPLKLAQTLYSADGLVTSWVLHTKDITQLDQTVSQLKASYGDKYNVRDWKDLAPELSQQIAMDKAGGIFLIYLLYGVVGFGLFATILMMTLERQREFGVMLATGMLRSRLLQLIAIESVFIAFIGVMLGLLCSFPVLTYLYFNPIEITGESAQLMRDSGFEPIMPVLLAPYLFINQILSVLTILVLSLIYPMLRILKLELVSALKGGAHAH
- a CDS encoding FtsX-like permease family protein; this encodes MLIKLAWRNLWRNKLRTGIMLGGMIFGLMGVVTMMGFMSGMVDNMVHNAIAWQTSHVQVQNRHYIENPDITDLIDKPNVVFDYLSRNPDVLAWSGRFLADGMIGSARSTRGVRIIGVNIDSESRVTPILSSITQGKSLAIEGRNPVLVSQNIAGRLKLKIGSKVVLTFTDGRGEVTGSAFRVRGLFKTPSTTFDDTNVYVRKKDVEKIAHLTGVHEIAILLKDEINTQKEGALSEFTAQLRALSSEQNRVRDWTKVQPMLASMIATMGISNVIMLAIFVIAMGFGIVNIMLMSVFERTQEFGVLMAVGMQKHKIFLLIMLETIWLGSCGAVLGLLASITMIQILQFTGLPLGGMAEGLGAYGVDTVLYPRVSVYEYEVIFFTVVFSSIIAALYPARQILKQRPVEAMSEKH
- a CDS encoding outer membrane lipoprotein-sorting protein; the encoded protein is MRTNSIYFFVILSFLSGSAWAESAFDIVDKSDKQMRGDASYTVATMNIIRPDWTRSMSMKSWTKGKDLSLVLVTAPAKDKGSASLKRQREMWNWIPGIERIIKIAPSMLSQSWMGSDFTNDDLINQSSIVVDYDHVLIQEERFDGELTYVIDAVAKPDAPVVWSKVRLWISKETYLQRKVAFYDEFDELVNLMQTYDIKALGGRMIATRMEMIPVEKEGHKTEMITHEAQFDFEIGDNFFSQSQMKSLRD
- a CDS encoding LysR family transcriptional regulator, which encodes MSIRTLRTLQAIAQAGSFASAGDKIGLTQAAISTQMKQLEAQLSSKIFEKVGRNLVLTRDGEKVKERADHIIALYDALSEGLGEQGIYNGELLIGAVFSVQVDSLGPALASIRKSYPKLNIKVFRGMSVDLAQRVEAGELDAVLITEPQRTIPKEFSWTTIESEPFYVVSNKNHPEQNDADILSNYPFIKLDPLAWAGTMIENEIKSRKINTDTIMELDSLQAALIMVQEELGVTVMALGKRRVEKLKNEFKLTLFGQPPLHRNIGLYQRNEHDRKPLVHVLLDELLNIK
- a CDS encoding AEC family transporter — encoded protein: MFVAFIALFQVSFVVCLGYLIRRQMKLQESFWNDLSKLTYYVFTPALLISSLANKPLQGVPWVSIAVTLMIVLLVSSLLLVIWQLFIRPIDLPSFTSVFQGGVRFNSFVALAIVINLFGDLGIVAAALSVSVIIITVNILCLLVFSLIDKELRSWRKLLSNLMLNPLILGCVIGLAINFNSVALPIVIDSTLSMLGQCALPLALLAIGAALNFQESRHSKEIVVIASIIQLLVKPVLTIVLARFMGLEGTTLAVVVIMMAVPTAPSAYILSRQLGGNSQAMASIITSQTVLAFITLPLILHYLMVLS
- the glgC gene encoding glucose-1-phosphate adenylyltransferase translates to MQETLTVVLAGGMGSRLSPLTDNRAKPAVPFGGKYRIIDYTLTNCLHSGLRRILVLTQYKSHSLQKHLRDGWSVFNPELGEYVTVVPPQMRKGDKWYSGTADAIYQNLWLLSRSEAKYVVVLSGDHIYRMDYDPMIQRHKETGADLTIACMEVPIEQASEFGVMATDEQNKIIAFEEKPEKPASLPNDSNNSLASMGIYVFTIDALTEALERDAEDSSSSNDFGKNIIPKLINQNKVFAHKFGGDTGRVTKDAYWRDVGTIDSFYQANMDLLEPVPPMDLYQRDWAIRTYEPQLPPARTTSSATGNEGIFINSLISSGVIISGGSVQNSVLSSNVRINDGATVSDSILFDHVEVGENCQLKNCIIDKHVKIPDGTEIGLNPAEDTKHFTISDKGIVVVPESYVFE